CGCGCCGACCGCGGAGCGCAGCTCCGCTGCCGTGCGTGACAGCTCCTCCGCCGTCCGCGTCGTCTCCGACGCCGACAGCGTGGTCTGGGTGGCGGCGCTCGCGACGCCGCCGATGTTCGCGCTGATCTCCTGCGCGCCGGAGGAGACCTCGGTGACCGAGCGGACCATCTCCGCCGTCGTCGCCGACTGCTCCTCGACCGCCGAGGCCACGGTGGCCTGCAGCGCGTCGATGCGGGCGATGACCTCGCTGATCTGCTCGATCGCCGCGGTCGCGTCGGCAGCGTCGGCCTGGGCGGTGTGGACCCGGGCCACGATCTGCTCGGTCGCCTTGGAGGTCTGGCCCGCGAGGTCCTTGACCTCACCGGCCACCACGGCGAAGCCCTTGCCGGCCTCGCCGGCGCGGGCGGCCTCGATGGTGGCGTTCAGGGCCAGCAGGTTGGTCTGCTCGGCGATGGAGGTGATGAGCTTGACGACGTCGCCGATCTCGCGGCTGGACGTGCCGAGGCGCTCGAGGATCTTCCCCGCGGACTCGGCGTTGGCCACCGCGTCAGCGGCGGTGCGGGACGCGGTGGAGGTGGAGGAGGCGATCTCCCCGATGGCGGAGGTCATCTCCTCGCCGGCCGCGGCGATGGTGGACATCGACGCGGAGATCTCCTCCGAGGCCGCAGCGACCAGCTTCGCCTGGACGGCGGACTCCTCCGCCCCGGCCGACAGCTGCGTCGACGTGGCGGTGAGCCCCTGCGAGGCGGAGCCGAGGTCGTCGGCCCGGCGGCTGATCTGCCGGACCACCACGGCGAGGTTCTCGATGGAGGCGTCGGTGGCGGCGGCCAGCTGGCCGACCTCGTCCCGGCTGGTGATGCCGGTGCGCTGGTCCAGGTGGCCGTCAGCCAGGCCCTTCACAACCTGCAGCACGCGGGCCAGCGGACGGGTGATGCCGCGGCTGATGACCAGGCCGAGGGCGAGGACCACCACCAGGCCGACCAGGGAGACGGCCACGAAGAGCACGACGCTGCGCGAGTACGCGGCCTGACCGCTGGTCACCATGGCGTCCGCGGAGGCGGCCTCCGCCTTCTGCACCGCGTCCAGGGCCGCGAAGGCCGCGTCGGCGGCGGGCGTCACCTTGGCGTCGCGCAGGGCGCTGTAGCCGGCGGCGTCACCGGCCAGCGCGAGCTGCACGGACTGGTCGCGCAGGGTCCCCCACGCGCCCACGGCGTTCCACAGCGCGGTCCGGTCGGCCTCCGCGGCCTGCGGCTCGCTCCCCTGGTAGGACTTCCACGCCACCCCCATGGCGTCGACGTCCTGGGTCAGGGAGTCCGCGGCCGCCTGCTTCTTGTCCGCGCCGGCCAGCGCCACGCGCAGGACGTCGGAGCGCACCACGAGCATGCTGCTGCGCACGGCCGCGATGTCGGAGACGGAGTCGAGCTGGCTGTTGATGGCGCCGGCCCGCTGCTCAGCCGCGGAGAGCTGGACGAGGGCCGTCGCGACGACGACGACGACGAGCAGCGTGCTGAGAGCCAGCATGCCGGCGAGCTTGACCGTGATCTTCAGGTCGGCGAAGCGCTTGGCCACAGGGGTGGGCTCCTTCGGGATGGTCCTCGCTGGGGGAAGAGGACTGCTGTGCTCCCATCGGCGCGTGCGGGCCCGGACCTGAGCCTGTGGTCGGTGCCTGCTCCAGGTGAACACGAACAGCGGGTATCCCCGACGGCCGACGGCGGTCAGGGAGCGCCGCGCTCAACAGCGGCGACCGTCCTGCCGATGGGAGGACATGACCTCCTCCGCCACCAGTCCCCGCACCCGGCCCGACGGAGCTGCCCGCGCCACCGACCGCTGGACCCCCGTGCGCCTGGCCGGCGCCGGCCTCGGGTCCGTCTACCTGCTCGTCGGCGTGGCGGGCTTCGTCCTGACCGGCGTGACGTCCTGGTCGATGCAGAACAGCGCGACCCTCCTGCTGTTCCAGATCAACCCCGTGCACAACATCGCCCACCTCGGGCTGGGCGGCGCCCTGCTCGTCGGTGCGCTGCTCGGCACGGACTCCGCGCGCAGCGTGGACCGCCTGGTGGGCTTCGTCTTCCTGCTGCTCGGCCTGGTCGGCCCGTTCGTCATGGGCGGTCACATGGACCCGATCGCCCTCAACAGCCCCGACCACGCGCTGCACCTCGGCACCGCCGCCGTGCTCCTCGGCGTCGTCTGGGCCACCCG
The Quadrisphaera sp. RL12-1S DNA segment above includes these coding regions:
- a CDS encoding DUF4383 domain-containing protein, whose product is MTSSATSPRTRPDGAARATDRWTPVRLAGAGLGSVYLLVGVAGFVLTGVTSWSMQNSATLLLFQINPVHNIAHLGLGGALLVGALLGTDSARSVDRLVGFVFLLLGLVGPFVMGGHMDPIALNSPDHALHLGTAAVLLGVVWATRSRQAA
- a CDS encoding methyl-accepting chemotaxis protein, which produces MAKRFADLKITVKLAGMLALSTLLVVVVVATALVQLSAAEQRAGAINSQLDSVSDIAAVRSSMLVVRSDVLRVALAGADKKQAAADSLTQDVDAMGVAWKSYQGSEPQAAEADRTALWNAVGAWGTLRDQSVQLALAGDAAGYSALRDAKVTPAADAAFAALDAVQKAEAASADAMVTSGQAAYSRSVVLFVAVSLVGLVVVLALGLVISRGITRPLARVLQVVKGLADGHLDQRTGITSRDEVGQLAAATDASIENLAVVVRQISRRADDLGSASQGLTATSTQLSAGAEESAVQAKLVAAASEEISASMSTIAAAGEEMTSAIGEIASSTSTASRTAADAVANAESAGKILERLGTSSREIGDVVKLITSIAEQTNLLALNATIEAARAGEAGKGFAVVAGEVKDLAGQTSKATEQIVARVHTAQADAADATAAIEQISEVIARIDALQATVASAVEEQSATTAEMVRSVTEVSSGAQEISANIGGVASAATQTTLSASETTRTAEELSRTAAELRSAVGAFRL